In Heteronotia binoei isolate CCM8104 ecotype False Entrance Well chromosome 5, APGP_CSIRO_Hbin_v1, whole genome shotgun sequence, the DNA window CACACATGCCGTGTTCGCTGGTGTAAGCAATGCAAAGAGCCTGTTGGGGATATAAATAGCCACCGCTGTTTCATGTCTCCTGTTAAAAAGGTTGAAATTGGCAACAGTAATATTTTTTACGATTTCAAATGTATGCAAGAGACTGGCATACATATTCCAAATTATATCTATGCAATGGGGCTAGAGGAAAGTGATACCTGGGAATTCAAAGAAGAGGGCTGTGTGTCAAGCGTTGTTAAAAAATTCATCAACAAATTCAAGAATTATAACTTCCTGGCGCATAATGCAAAGGGGTATGATAATTACTTTATCATTAGGCAAATATTAGTAGAAAAGATGGAAGTTGACCTGCTTACACAAGGGGGGAAGCTCATGTGCGTCACAGTTAAGAAGCTAGGCatcacagatccctttggagtgcctcacaaccctctctggttctcaccaccctgaacaatttagtatcattcgcaaacttagccacttcattctttactcccaactccaaatcaataatgaacaagttaaaaagcattggacccagtattgagccctgcggtaccccactgcttaccactctccactgagaaaattgcccatttgttCATgctttgtttcctattaattagccagtttttgatccacaagaggacttgtccttttaccccatgacttaggagcctttgatgaggaactttatcaaaagatttctggaagtcaaggtgaacaACATCAATTGGGTCCTCTTtgcccaccccctcaaagaactctaacaggtcaGTGAGATAAAATCTTCTCTTATAGAACCTGTGCTGAATCTTCCTccataacttttgttcatcaatgtgcctactaattctctctttaataacggttTCCACGAACTTtcatggtattgaagtcagactgactggcctgtaatttcccggatctcctctgaaaccctttttaaagatgggggtgacattagctaccttccagtcctcaggaataataataataataataataataataataataataataataataataataatattttatttataccccgccctccccgccgaggcagattttaatgaaatattgcatatttttgtcagtagagctacaagttcacctttgagttctttcagaactcttggttgtatgccatctgggcttggtgacttatcagtttttaatttgtctatcagtcataggatcGCCTCTCACCTCACTCTGACTCAGGTCTATCAACACCCCTCCCTAAATCAACAGTTCtgaagtgggcaaacacttctcatcttccacagtgaagacagtggcaaaaaatacattcagcttctcagccatttccctatcctccttcagtaatccttttaccccttgatcatccaaCGGCCCCACTGccaccctggctggtttcctgcttctaatgtatttgaagatatttttattgttggtctttatggttttttagagccctgtggcacagagtgtaaaagctgcagtactgcagtcctaagctctgctcatgatctgagttcgatccccggcagaagctgggttttcaggtagctggctcaaggttgacttagccttccatccttccaaggttggtaaaatgagtacccagctcgctgaggggaaagtgtagatgactggggaaggcaatggcaaaccaccccataaaaatgtctgccttgaaaacgtgagagcaatgtcaccccagagtcggaaacgattggtgcttgcacaggggacctttccttccttatgttttttgcaatatgctcctcatattccctttttgcctgcctgatcacagacttgcattttatttgccatagcctgtgttcccttttattaacctcacttagactagctttccaccgcttaaaggaatccttcttaccttttacagcttccatgactttgtttgttaaccatgaaggccttttcctatacctatttgtgcctttcctgatttGTGGTAaatattttatctgaccttctaggattgtagttttaaatagcccccaagcttccccaagagttttgaccctatttacctttcctttcagttcccTCTGCTTGACACAGCAGTCACCATAGAAAACGAGTTGATTGCAGTGGCTCAGTGTGCTTTTTCCCAGCTCTGGCTGGTGTGTCAACTGTGTTTTTTCCTGGGCCAGTCAGAATTAACCATAGTGATCCGTTACATCTAGACTGATTATTACAATGCACTCTGCTTGGGGTTACtccttgaagagtgttcagaagctGCCGCTAAAGCAGAATGATGCAACTAGACTGCTGTTTGGGGCCAGCTGTTGTGAGCATATGTCTCCAATACTatagcaattacactggctaccaatctgCTCCCCAAGCCCAATTCAGAGTGTTGGTTTTGTCTTTTGAAGCCCATGGTGGCTGGGTCACATGATGCTGTCACAGAGGTTTGCCTGCCTGATCCACCAGCTCCTTGCCTGCTCACTTGGCTCAGTTGGTAGCAGAAACTGGCTTTTTGGGTGGGGGTGGTGAGGCATGGGGCAGGGGTGGTGGAGAGTGAGGCAATTGAGCATGGCCAGTGTTCCCACATGAGCTGGACTTTGGGGCATGGGTGGTGAGGCATGGGGCAGGGATGGATTGGTAAGGCATGGGTGTGGCTCACAACTGAGGGGGTGTGGCCCCAAAATGCCCCACCATAGCTATGAGCTTGGAGTTCGTGTGTATCTATTGTCTCCTAGCAGTAACTGTGTGAACTGACTTTAACTGCTGCTCCGTTCAGTCCtattattactacagggaatagGGAGGGATCAGAGCTGAGAAATAATGCACAGATTCAGACCACTGTTTATTGTAGTGAAAAACATTTTTGTATAACCACAATGGGATGAGCTCTTAATAGTCCTCCTATCATTCACCCCAAATTCAGTgattttatttattcactttatcACTATGACCAAATTTTTGCTTTCAGACAGGTTCAGAGAAGAAATAATGCTTTGATAAATAAATGATTTGATAAATAAAATCTGTTTGGTgccttgtaagaacataagaacataagagaagccatgttggatcaggccaacagcccatcaagtccaacactctgtgtcacacagtggcaaaaaattttatatacacacgtacactgtggctaatagccactgatggacctgtgctccatatttttatctaaacccctcttgaaggtggctatacttgtggccgccaccacctcctgtggcagtgaattccacatgttaatcaccctttgggtgaagaagtacttccttttatccgttttaacctgtctgctcagcaatttcatcgaatgcccacgagttcttgtattgtgagaaagggagaaaagtacttctttctctactttctccattccatgcattatcttgtaaacctctatcatgtcaccccgcagtcgacgtttctccaagctaaagagtcccaagcgtttcaacctttcttcatagggaaagtgctccagccctttaatcattctagttgcccttctctggactttctccaatgctataatatcctttttgaggtgcggcgaccagaactgcacacagtactccagatgagaccacaccatcgatttatacaggggcattatgatactggctgatttgttttcaattcccttcctaataattcccagcatggcgttggccttttttattgcaaacgcacactgtcttgacattttcagtgagttatctaccacgaccccaagatctctctcttggtcagtctctgccagttcacagcccatcaacttgtatttgtagctgggattcttggccccaatgtgcattactttgcacttggccacattgaaccccatctgccacgttgacgcccactcacccagcctcaacagatccctttggagttcctcacaatcctctctggttctcaccaccctgaacaatttagtgtcatccgcaaacttggccacttcactgcttactcccaactccagatcattaatgaacaagttaaagagcatgggaccctgtaCTGAGCCATGCGGCACCTAACtgtttaccgtcttccactgtgaagactgcccatttatactcactctctgcttcctattactcagccagtttttgatccacaagaggacctgttcttttactccatgactctcgaacttactaataaaggcttactaaggagcctttgatgaggaactttatcaaaagctttctggaagtcaaggtaaacaacatctattaggtcccctttgtccacatgcttgttcaccccctcaaagaactgtaacaagttagtgaggcaagatcttcccttacagaacccatgctgagtcttcctcaataacttatgttaatcaatgtgcctactcattctgtccttgataatgctttctaccaactttcctggtattgaagtcagactaactggcctgtaatttcacggatctcctctggaaccctttttaaagatgggggtgacatttgctactttccagtcctcaggaacggaggcagatttcaatgaaagattacagatttttgttagaagatccacaagttcaactttgagttctttcagaactctcggatgtatgccatccggacccggtgacttattagtttttaatttgtctatcagttgtaggacctcttcttttgTCACCTTTTGTATATGCAATAAAACAATTAGAATATTCCAGAAATATTCCTAAAGACCATTGTAAGTCTCATGATTTGCAGTTTATAACAAATCTGTTTGGAGAGGTATTTTGTTACACTTCCTGTTTAATATGGATCAAATGGGTCTGTGGTACGTAGGGGCAATTCCAGATCACTCTGACAGGCCAATGGCACAGCCAGCAAGAAGGCACAAGGGTTAAACCCAGACAGGGTTTTACctaaataggagtcgattgcacctttaagaccaacttatttttattcagaacgtaagcttttgtgtgcatgcacacttcttcagatgaggaatgagatccagtaagcagagccacatatagctggtggggtttggaatagtggtacaaaattaaaatccaatagcagaatagtaaaactaACAAagtcagaaaacctttgatctgggttgcaccagcatgggaaaccataaaacagtagcatgtcagaatgtgagaatgcctgttaattattctattgctaataaatctgggtcaaaaagagggcatttctttcccagaagtttttcctgtccaactaatttaccttttaacatgtaacataaatatatacatcattctagtttgccattaggaaaaaatacattaaaatatagtggaagatgggtttagtatatgtaatgaaataaacagcGAATATCCCTTGtatgagtatgtcaatacaaaagcattattctgatacactatcctaaaagattGGAAaatattggaatactgtggatatatcgccatacttggtgaaagtgggtttagcatctgtaatgagataaaaaaccaatatccctcttcagtcctgggaaggtgtttgtccaagtttcataataatttgtaattcagcaatttctctctccattctgttcttgaagttcctttgcagtaaaatagctactttgaggacacccattgaatgctttggaaggttaaagtgttccccccacaggtttctcagttctgtaattcctaatgtcagatttgtgtccatttatcctttggcggagggtttgtcctgtttgtcctatgtagagaaatGAAGGgcgttgttggcatttaatggcatatataatgttggaagatgaagaagtgaatgagcctgaaacggtgtagttaatgttgttaggtccagtgattgtgttgtctgggtgtatgtggcagcaaagttggcacttgggtttattgcaagctctggtaccggtgtccatgctcagatgagatgttgtattgttgtgggtgaggagttgtttgagattagggggctgtctgtgtgcaagaaaaggtttacccccccagtacttttgaaagagagctgtcactattcaatagaggttgtaagttgttgatgacacgttgaactgttttcagttgagagttgtgtgtgatcactagtggtgttctgttattgtcttttttgggtttggcttgtaacaggttttctccgggtatcattctggctttgttaatctgttttaaTCTGTTTAACCGAATAGCTACAACATTGGGCACAGCTGGTTGTGAGAAGAAATTGGAAAGACATGTATGCCTGGCACAGGATAGTAAAGGGGCTCAAGACAGATAAGGCAAGTAGTGAAATAATCCCCCTGCAAGAGAGCCCTTGGTCTCTTTTTCTATTGACAAACTGTTGCTTGGACTCCACTCTGTCTCAGCTGCATTCCTGGATAACGTGGAACCCTGACCTTTGCCCAGCCTCCTCTGTGTTctctccacaggatggatgcagGACCTGGGTGGGACTATAGGTTCTCTctcactcatacacacacacaagcatgcAAACAGGCTAAAAGAACCTTCCTTGCTTTCTAAGAATACATTAGGGTAGCTCTAGTCCAgacagatcttgaaagctaatcaGGATGAGCCTTGGTTAGTATTCCGATGGGGAAACACCAAGGAAATATAGagatgctatgcagaggcagacaacagcaaaccacttctgaacatctctatAAAGAGATGTATGTTTGGGGATAAATGGAAaggctgatgaagggagcttgattccaccccccaccccaccccacacagtgCATTCCGATTATTTTTGAAATCCTACTGAAGTTTGTATTTCTGCCCTAAAAAACTGGTAGCTTCCCGTTTTCTAAAAaaagccatcaagtcacagctgacctatggtgaccccacagggttttcaaggcaagagacattcagaggtggtttgccattgcctgcctgcctccgtGTAGAGAGACCCTAGTATTCTTTGAAGGGTCTGatccctctgagggcctgatttggcccccaggccacatgtttgattcCCCTGCCCTAGAGTATGCTTATATAGGAATATATAGCTGTGCCTTTGAACTTTCTAGTAGGTCATGGAAAGGGCTAGAGTGTGTCTAAGCCCATTTTCTTGAGAATACACATTTATTCCACAAAATGGAATCACTCCTTACAGCCAGATAAACTATCTACCATTGTACTGCTATGGCTTTATGGTTAATCTGTGGAAATTCACATGAAACAGGTACCTAGGTCTACACTAGGTTCACTTTGCAAATACACACAAGGTGATCACCTTTCACTTCTATTCTTAGAAGTGAAGGAGAAGGCACTGCTTTGAAGGCACTTTGTAACACCAGAACAAAAGCTGCCCTGGAAAATGGCAGAGAacaatgtgtgtgcgtgtgtgtgtgtttaaaaaactTTGTAAACTTTTGCCTGGACAAGCCCCCTCCCTTGTACATAAATGGATGTCCAAGCCTTTATGGGAGAATAATGTTCAGTGAATATATAAATTACTCCActggatttggggtggggggggggactgtgaagCTCTGGAATTTAGGAGAGGACTCCAAATGCCAGATTTAAGAAGTTCCAAATCTTTGTTAAAGGGTTTGGAGGATTAATACTATTTGCTAGtcctagggttaccatattttgaatagcaaaaaagaggacacatTTCCCTACAAtgtcaaacaagtgatcactatgacaaatctcattttaaatacctctaccatttaagctgtgataattgatactaactaggaatattcttaACCTTCCAACCCCCAAAGAGCACATTTTCATCAGCTTTTAAAAAGCGCccaaaagagaagaaaagagattgaattcataccccgcccttcacttgggagtctcagagaagcttgcaatctcctttcccttctcctcctcacaacagaccaccctgtgaggtgagagagctcttccaagaactgcacttgagagaacagcgttgaacttgtgactgacccaaggtcacttccaccagttgcatgtggaggagcagggaatcaaatgcggttctcccagataacagtctgcacactttaccactacactaaattggctcttcacacacacacacacaaagaggacaTTCAAAAGAGGACATCTGATAATCCTAGCTAGTCCCAATTTTTGGGCCCTGCTGCTGATTTTGCAGGAAGGACTATTTTTCTCTTGTTTCAATTACCATCCAGGTTAGAGAAAGGGTGGGATTCCTATCATGTTAGAGGTGGGATTCCTATCATTTTTGTAACATTTAGGTCTTCTAAGAGTGCCACATAGTACAGGGCACTTACACTGCTTACAGAGACACAGAGAAAAAGCAATCCAGCAAGGCAGATGAGAACAAATCTACATGGTTGTGTTTATTCTGTAAACATATTTCATATTACTTTTTGCAACGGTGTACAGATTTTAAGGATGCATTGGAACATTGATTTATGGCTTTTCACTCTCTAAcctctcccctcctgctgcagcccaaaaaCCTGTCTTCTGAAATGCTGTTCATGGTAGCAGCTTTTTAGGGAGCACTTGGGACTgtagtgggggaagggggagatgaGAAAGTCATGCTCCCCAAGCAGAAGTGCTGCCATCCATGGAAATGCTAGGGTGGATCCAAGCCAAAGTGTGTTCCCTAACCCGAGGACCTGAAGTCTTGAGGATTTATTCAGTTCTCTGTCTCTATGTTAATAGTTCTTATTCAGACAGAACTTTTCCAGACCATGTGGGGCTTCTTCCTCATGCTCCAGGATGAAAACCTGGCCCTGTACAGGCTCACTGTGACTCTTTTGCAGTACATTTTGAGGAATGATGTACATTTGCCACAATCACAGTTGCATCTGTTTCATTTGAAGATGCTATTGGAATACAGCCACAAGATGTGTGGTTGACTTTCAGCTGGTGAAGCCTGCTGAAGTGGACAAAGTGCTGATAAGTGAACAGACCCGTTTAGCGGCTGATAGTACCTAGCTGGGTTAGGTTGTTCAATAGGGTTCAAGATGTAATCAGCATAGTCCAGAAATCATGTAACTCCTCTCTAATGAAGGCATCACTAGATAGATCCCTGTTACCTAAATGATTAGGGACCATTCTTAAGCAAGATGCCTGAACAGATGGTGGCTATGCGGCTTCTGGAAATCTTGGAAGAGATGGATAATTTAGACCCACTGGACTGACATATGTCTATGAGAGAAATGGACTGGGTCACTCCAACAATCTTCACTGGAAAAGTGAAATGAGGTGTACATCCCTATTGATTCTTGTGGACCTCTAAGTACCCTGTGATATCATCAACCATAGTATCATTTGAAGAGGACAGGTGGGTTGGCCGTGTGGGAGGGGCACCATGCCTTGGTGGTTTCATTTTTACTTGACTGGTTCTGGAAGTGGGAGACTGCTACTTAGGTCCATAGCATTTGTGCTTTCATCTCCCATGGGGTCTCCTTTGTCCCCCATGCCATTTAACATCTCCATGAAACCAGTGAGGAGAAACTGTCCATGATTTGGAATCAGCTGTCAGCAGAACATAGATGACATCAAGCTCTGTTTCTCCTTAATAGCTGAATTGGTGGGTCTGAGGAAGTCCAGAACAGCTGCCTGGCGAAGGTAAATGGGATTGAAGAAGGGATGAAGAAGAGCTGGAGCTTTGTATGCATTTACTTTTCTGGTGTACCAGCTGTATGTCAAGCATCAGTGCTTCAAAATTATTTCCTTACAGCACACTTACTTCTCAGTAAGTGTGAAGAAACATAAAGGAGAAACACAGAGAAAAGTAAAACCAGGAGGcaagaggagaggaggaaaagAATTTGATAgaggagggaaatgaaggagacaaGAAACAAGGCACACAGAGAATAAAAATATTTTCCAAGGGCACAAACATTGCAGAAAAAATGctactctcctcccccccacaactgacattAGCCTATCTATTCCTACCACCCTATATAAAAGGCTGTTCTACAGTACTTTGAAACAAACCAAGATTAGCTTCCTAGAGATTTAATAACTATATTTAGAAGAACACACAGTACTTACACAGAATCAGAAGAGATTTAACAGAGTGTACACAGGGCTGGGTTGAATCAATATGGCATATTTTCTGAGTGGGTAATGTGAAACATACGGAGTCATTTGGGAttgtttcaggttttttttttcatttttaaagaacTGCCTCAGATTATTGGCGGTTGCAGATTAAGTGTTGCAGAAGAGGTTCCATGTGCACCAAACTACTTCATGTGATCAGAAAACAAATTGTAGAGCTATGCACTCAAGAAGGTTTATGGAGTAGAACTATACAACTTCTGAAAGTTTGGGGGAGGGCTTGGCTAAACACACATATCTCATGcatgactgcaaaaggtcataATCAACTCTTTCTCCTTTTCATGAGGCAATTTATGGCTGTTATTTTCCACTGAACTCTAGGAAACTAAACAAAAATGGCTAATTTCTATTATGCTCTGACCATTTGCCTCTTTTCAGGCACATTGTgaaattaagtttttttttaaaagcaagttggCATGTTTAATGCACTGAACAGACAAAGTACAAGTGTTGGGAAAAGTAAATATAGTTAGCCTAGTGGACAGACCTTGGACTACCACTTGAGTAGATAACTTACTAAACCTCTTTTTTTCCCTACAATGAACTTTGGCTTTTTAATAAGTTGGTGGCTGATGCAACAGAGGCTTTGCATCTATAAAAGCCAGGCAAGGCAGCTGGGAAACTGTTCAGGAATTTCAGTAGCTTCTGGGAAACATACTGACCAGTGGAAAGCTATCCAAAGATCATGCAGAACTTGAAAATTGGAGTTGTCTTAGTTTGTTCAGTCCTGTTGACTCAGGTAAGAACAGAAAGAACACATTTGCATTGCCGTTACCAAAATGATGGTTTGAGTGTTATTCGTATGACTAGTTACATTTCAGTAGTTCTGAGGAATCCTTAGCTAGTACTTTCTTCAATTACTGGAATATCAAGATACCAGAGGAGGCAAAGATTGCAGCGTGAGTGGTTAGTTATTCATAATGAGCAAAATACCTATCATTACAAAGTACCTGAATGCAAAAGGGTATTTATATTTTCAAGGTTCACTCCTACAAACTGACACAGGTTGCACACCTTTGCAGAATCTGAGATCTGCAAAGTGGGTGGGATCCCGGTTCCAGGAGTGAAAGTTGAGTTTTGACCTTACTATACTATCAGCCCCATGCACAGTATAGCACTTTCTCCCATATAAATGACTCTGTGTacgtgtgtggaggggggagcaCTCTAGGCTTCAACTTGGGTGAACTTACCCTGTGGATATTTTAAAATTCCCACTGGCTTAGACAAATTGAGCTGAAACAACGGGGTGAATCCAACCATCCTCCAGGGAGCCTTCCTGCTGTATCACTGGTTCGTCTGTTTTCACTGAAAACGGCTCAGTAGAGTGGGAGGACAAGGGAAGGGGCCATCCCAATATTTTCCATATAGAAATATTGTCGAGGGGTAGGAGTCTGAGCACCTTCAAAAGGCTTAATAGCTAAAAAGGTCCATAGCATGTGTAACGGCCACACGACACTTGTTTTCCAGACACATTGTGCTGCGTTGCATCCACAAAGTTCTGAGCTGATGAGGCTTAAGAGAATGACACCTTTCTGGAGAGGTGTCACAAGACCAGTTGGAGCACCATGCAGGGATGACAGCGAGTGCTTCAGCAGACTATGCAGGTAATACTCTCCTCCTTTGAAACAAAGCTCCTGTGTTTCATACAGAACAGGGCAGCCAAGCTTCTATTCAGATATGCCTTCTGCAAGAAAACTAGGCTTAGTCATCTTGAATATACAGATTGCACTTATGCCTCTTGCAAAAATTAGTTTTAAGTGATTAAAAGTGGCTAAAAACCCAACAACCCAAGTTGACAGGTGTACCAGATCTAGAACATGTTCTttatgaatattttatttataaagtATCCTCATTACCCTCACTGTTTAGATTGCTTGCATTACATTTTCTGGAAACGGGGCTCAAGACACTAAACACAGTTGGCTTTTATTGACCAGCTGCTAAACAATTCCTATTACCTACAATCAaaatcggaggggggggaggggggcgggaagaAATCTCATTTCAGATTTgcaaatctaaaaattaaatccaAGAAACCACTCTGACAATGAGACAATGGCAGGTTTATTGCCATTTCCCTGAAAATACACAACCACAAGGAACAATCTGTGCTTTAggagaaaaaggtaaaggtagtcccctaagtgcaagcaccagtcatttctgactctggggtgatgttgcataatgacattttcacagcagactttttttacagagtggcttgctattgccttccccagtcatctacactttccccccagcaagctaggtactcaatttactgacctcagaaggatggaaggcttagtcaaccttgagccagccacctgaacccagcttccgctgggatcgaactcaggttgtgagcagaaagcttcgactgcagtactgcagcttaccactctgcgctaagGGGTTCCTGCTTTAGGAGAAAGGATCATACAAACCTTTCAATGAAAATTTTCTCTTTATGTGAGGGGCACATGCCTACGATCATGTAAACTGACTGCTGTTCTCTTCTGCAGGAGTAAACATTGTTCTGTAGCAGTATCAGAAGAATGATTCTTCACTATGGAAAAGAAAATGCTGTTGCTTCCATTGACAATGTTCCTGTTTATTTATTACCTGCCTGGAACCACTTGCATATATTTACTGTTTTTCAATTCAAacctatttttttaaactttttaagaTTTTTATTTGCAAGATTCCTTATAATATATGATATAACCAAAGCAAAAGCAAttcaaaccttttttttttttttggaacagaTGTTAAATGCACTTGCTAGAAGCTGTTTTAGGCTATACCTCTGTGAACTTTTAGCTAAGCTTATAttgatcattttttttttatactttgtatttcatttttttttaccaataCATTAAAGCTCTGTTTAAGCAACTATTTATCTTGTATATAATCAGCCAACCAGAAAAGCCATAGGTAGCGGAGGTAAATTGGAAATGCTTGGACTACAGTGGACAGAAGACATTGACTATTTTGCAGTAATTAAGGGAACGGTATCAGGTTTTGACTGTGTCCCATCATTTACAAAGCTAGCAGTCTGAAAGGAACCAGCTTAACCCTGTGAACCAGAAAGAGCATACATCTCAACACTAACACTGACTTAAAAAGATGAGCAAAGAGAGAATCATATATGGCTTTCAGAAGTTCATTGTGTGGTAGATTAATGCTACAATCAGCTAGACAGAatcatgaagaagatattggatttatatcccgccctccactccaaagagtctcagagcagttcacaatctcctttaccttcctcccccacaacagacaccctgtgaggtaggtggggctggagagggctctcacagcagctgccctttcaaggacaacctctgc includes these proteins:
- the LEAP2 gene encoding liver-expressed antimicrobial peptide 2, yielding MQNLKIGVVLVCSVLLTQTHCAALHPQSSELMRLKRMTPFWRGVTRPVGAPCRDDSECFSRLCRSKHCSVAVSEE